From one Microlunatus sp. Gsoil 973 genomic stretch:
- a CDS encoding universal stress protein, giving the protein MATSSSPTTPRIVVGVDGSPSSLAALRWSKYLAPLVGAEIEAITTWKVPPALLAGSLFDPDVLEQIARSTLESAVRDVFDGSVQTKVVQTTREASPVDCLVEASSSATLVLVGNRGRGGFAGMVIGSVSSAVAAHAHCPVLVVHGDTVPVG; this is encoded by the coding sequence ATGGCCACATCGTCGTCTCCCACCACCCCGCGGATCGTTGTCGGAGTGGACGGATCGCCGTCCTCTCTGGCGGCCTTGCGTTGGTCGAAGTATCTGGCGCCGCTGGTGGGCGCCGAGATCGAGGCGATCACGACCTGGAAGGTTCCGCCCGCGCTGCTGGCGGGCAGCTTGTTCGACCCCGACGTCTTGGAGCAGATCGCCAGGTCCACCCTGGAGTCCGCGGTCCGCGATGTGTTCGACGGATCGGTGCAGACCAAGGTCGTCCAGACCACTCGGGAGGCTTCGCCGGTCGACTGCCTGGTGGAGGCAAGCTCGTCGGCGACCTTGGTGCTGGTCGGGAACCGAGGCCGGGGCGGTTTCGCCGGGATGGTCATCGGATCGGTCAGCTCCGCAGTCGCCGCGCACGCCCACTGCCCGGTTCTTGTTGTCCACGGCGACACCGTGCCGGTCGGCTGA
- a CDS encoding HAD hydrolase family protein translates to MWFFRAVAFDLDGTLAVNGRVDPDVLTAIDHARRQRRVLLVTGRVRADLDREFPGLSHHFSALVTENGAVLTLAGEGPAETRLLREPIDEAVDKALAERGIVSSRGEVLVAIDGRDAIEAADVIAALGLDSQVVRNRDRAMIVPAGVTKGTGLSAGLVALGLSNHNAIAVGDAENDLSLLQAAEVGAAVGNAVPSLVERADLVLDKPDGAGVIRLLDGPLLAGRQRLCPVRRWVGIGSYDDGSPATVPGSQSSLLVTGASGSGKSYLAGLLAEEWIAAGYSLLVIDPEGDHVGLCRLPGVHLVDGDAGLPSPHDLLALFRLRQASVVLDLSSLEPDAQLDYLDRLPAAIAAERARSGVPHWVLYDEAHQQAWLEQSHKISVGIGSCLVTWRPELLSADVTDNVDVAIRIADGTGSNTGRTEATLTTAGRTRRFRIGRRISEHVRHQRKYAVTPLPPDRRFYFRDQNQGASSGAAATLEEFRHRVGHIDSNTLEYHLARGDFSRWVAGVLTDRTLAGELARVEDAWVTQRAAVTEEARDHVVQAVEDRYLRS, encoded by the coding sequence GTGTGGTTCTTTCGAGCAGTTGCCTTCGACCTTGACGGCACCCTGGCCGTCAACGGTCGGGTCGATCCTGACGTCCTGACGGCGATCGACCACGCCCGCCGACAACGCCGGGTGCTGCTGGTGACGGGCAGGGTCAGGGCCGATCTGGATCGAGAGTTCCCCGGCCTCAGCCACCACTTCAGCGCATTGGTGACCGAGAACGGTGCGGTGCTGACCCTGGCCGGCGAGGGTCCCGCGGAGACCCGCCTGCTGCGCGAGCCGATCGACGAAGCCGTCGACAAGGCGTTGGCCGAACGAGGCATCGTGAGCAGCCGTGGCGAGGTCCTGGTCGCCATCGACGGCAGGGATGCCATCGAGGCCGCGGACGTGATCGCCGCGCTCGGCCTGGACTCGCAGGTGGTGCGCAACCGCGACCGAGCGATGATCGTTCCCGCTGGCGTCACCAAGGGCACCGGACTGAGCGCCGGACTGGTCGCACTCGGACTGAGCAACCACAACGCCATCGCCGTCGGTGACGCCGAGAACGATCTCAGCCTGCTGCAGGCAGCCGAGGTCGGCGCAGCCGTCGGCAACGCGGTGCCGTCGTTGGTCGAACGAGCCGACCTGGTGCTGGACAAGCCCGACGGCGCCGGCGTGATCCGGCTGCTCGACGGCCCGTTGCTCGCCGGACGCCAACGGCTCTGCCCCGTCCGGCGCTGGGTCGGCATCGGCTCGTACGATGACGGCTCACCTGCCACGGTTCCCGGCTCGCAGTCCAGCCTGCTGGTGACCGGCGCGTCCGGGAGCGGCAAGAGCTACCTTGCCGGGCTGCTGGCCGAGGAGTGGATCGCCGCAGGCTATTCGTTGCTGGTGATCGACCCCGAAGGCGATCATGTTGGCCTCTGCCGGTTGCCAGGTGTGCACCTGGTCGACGGCGACGCCGGTCTGCCGAGCCCGCACGATCTGTTGGCCCTGTTCCGGTTGCGGCAGGCAAGTGTGGTGCTCGATCTGTCCAGCCTTGAGCCGGATGCCCAGCTCGACTATCTCGACCGGCTGCCGGCTGCCATTGCCGCCGAGCGGGCGCGCAGCGGGGTGCCGCACTGGGTGCTGTACGACGAGGCCCACCAGCAGGCATGGCTGGAGCAGAGTCACAAGATCTCGGTGGGCATCGGCAGTTGCCTGGTCACCTGGCGGCCCGAACTGTTGTCGGCCGACGTCACGGACAATGTGGACGTTGCGATCCGGATCGCCGATGGTACCGGTTCGAACACCGGCCGGACGGAGGCAACCCTGACGACGGCAGGGAGGACGCGACGATTCCGGATCGGACGGCGCATCAGCGAACACGTCCGCCACCAGCGCAAGTACGCGGTGACGCCGCTTCCCCCGGACCGCCGGTTCTATTTCCGTGATCAGAACCAGGGGGCCTCGAGCGGGGCGGCGGCAACCCTGGAGGAGTTCCGGCACCGCGTCGGTCACATCGATAGCAACACGCTGGAATACCACCTGGCACGCGGGGACTTCTCGCGCTGGGTGGCCGGGGTGCTGACCGACCGCACGCTGGCCGGCGAACTGGCCCGGGTTGAGGACGCCTGGGTGACCCAGCGGGCAGCAGTGACCGAGGAAGCCCGGGACCACGTCGTCCAGGCTGTCGAAGACAGGTATCTCCGTTCCTGA
- a CDS encoding FadR/GntR family transcriptional regulator — protein sequence MAVTDEAIERLKSMIISGELRPGDRLPREADLATTLGLSRNSLREAVRALSLMRILDVRQGDGTYVSSLAPDSLLEALTFVVEFHHDDSVLELLEVRRILEPAATGRAAARMTDQEFDDLGELLSRADDKSPVQDLVDVDTEFHRRIAVGSGNAMLASMIESVAGPTHRARVWRGLTQHGALLRTLDEHQAILAALRRRDPELAAIRATVHVAGVEEWLRSTLETGADRN from the coding sequence ATGGCAGTCACGGACGAGGCGATCGAACGCCTGAAGAGCATGATCATCTCCGGGGAGTTGCGGCCCGGCGACCGGTTGCCCCGCGAAGCGGATCTGGCCACAACGCTCGGTCTCTCCCGGAATTCGCTGCGCGAAGCCGTTCGGGCACTGTCGCTGATGCGCATCCTCGATGTCCGCCAAGGGGACGGCACGTACGTCTCCAGCCTCGCTCCGGACTCGCTGCTGGAGGCGCTGACGTTCGTCGTCGAGTTCCACCACGACGACTCGGTACTCGAACTGCTCGAGGTGCGGCGGATCCTGGAACCCGCCGCCACCGGCCGGGCGGCCGCGAGAATGACCGACCAGGAGTTCGACGATCTGGGCGAGTTGCTTTCCCGGGCCGACGACAAGTCGCCGGTCCAGGATCTGGTCGACGTGGACACCGAGTTCCATCGGCGGATCGCGGTCGGCTCCGGCAATGCAATGCTGGCGTCCATGATCGAAAGCGTTGCCGGGCCGACGCATCGAGCCAGGGTGTGGCGCGGGCTGACCCAGCACGGTGCGCTGCTTCGGACCCTGGACGAGCATCAGGCGATCCTCGCCGCCCTGCGCCGGCGCGATCCAGAACTCGCCGCGATCCGTGCCACGGTCCATGTCGCCGGTGTCGAGGAATGGTTGCGGTCGACCCTGGAAACCGGGGCCGACCGCAACTAG
- a CDS encoding GAF and ANTAR domain-containing protein, which produces MTTTESRETRLGQLFVRLADNLAEDFDIVDLLHDLVISCVDLFDVSAAGLMLVDGGDQLRVLAASSETTRLLELFELENQQGPCLECFRSGVPVVSTSTADQQSRWPVIAPQLKSRGSSRVYAFPLRLREQIIGVLDLFGSPGSALGAAEPPIVQSLADVATISLLQHQASEACARLATQLQTALTSRIPVEQAKGVIAQFASVDMDRAFTALRGYARRNQQSLTAVATDIAAGRLGPGTVTSSG; this is translated from the coding sequence ATGACCACCACCGAATCCCGAGAAACTCGGCTTGGACAGCTCTTCGTCCGGCTCGCCGACAACCTGGCAGAGGACTTCGACATCGTCGACCTGTTGCACGACCTGGTGATCAGCTGTGTTGACCTGTTCGATGTGTCGGCGGCCGGGCTGATGCTCGTCGACGGGGGTGATCAGCTTCGGGTGCTGGCGGCTTCGTCCGAGACGACGCGTCTCCTGGAACTTTTCGAATTGGAGAACCAGCAGGGGCCTTGCCTGGAATGTTTCCGGTCGGGAGTCCCGGTCGTGTCCACGTCGACCGCCGATCAACAGAGCCGGTGGCCGGTGATCGCTCCGCAGCTGAAGTCCCGCGGGTCCTCCCGGGTGTACGCCTTCCCGCTCCGGCTGCGGGAACAGATCATCGGCGTGCTGGACCTCTTCGGCTCTCCGGGGTCCGCCCTCGGCGCTGCCGAACCGCCGATCGTCCAGTCGCTGGCCGACGTCGCCACGATCTCGCTCCTGCAGCACCAGGCGTCCGAGGCGTGCGCGCGGCTGGCGACCCAGCTGCAGACGGCACTCACCAGTCGCATTCCGGTCGAGCAGGCCAAGGGTGTGATCGCCCAGTTCGCCTCCGTCGACATGGATCGGGCCTTCACCGCCTTGCGCGGCTACGCCCGGCGGAACCAGCAGTCGCTGACCGCAGTGGCGACCGACATCGCGGCCGGACGTCTCGGGCCGGGCACGGTCACGTCGAGCGGGTGA
- the greA gene encoding transcription elongation factor GreA, protein MSENTSTETIWLTQDAYNKLAAELDHLSNAGRAEVAAKIAAAREEGDLRENGGYHAAREEQGQQEARIRQLNDMLRRAKVGEAPKDSDEVAPGMQVTIAFFGDESDTETFLLGSREVLGLDDSQDAVYSPQSPLGSAILGKRPGDEVTYEAPNGKPISVTIIKVEPYTS, encoded by the coding sequence ATGTCTGAGAACACCTCTACCGAGACGATCTGGTTGACGCAGGACGCCTACAACAAGCTGGCGGCCGAGCTTGATCATCTCAGTAACGCCGGTCGCGCAGAGGTGGCCGCGAAGATTGCCGCCGCCCGCGAGGAGGGCGATCTGCGCGAGAACGGCGGCTATCACGCGGCGCGTGAGGAGCAGGGCCAGCAGGAGGCCCGGATCCGGCAGCTCAACGACATGCTGCGCCGCGCGAAGGTCGGCGAGGCGCCGAAGGACTCCGACGAGGTCGCCCCGGGCATGCAGGTCACCATTGCCTTCTTCGGTGACGAATCCGACACGGAGACCTTCCTCCTCGGTTCCCGTGAGGTGCTCGGACTCGACGACTCCCAGGACGCCGTGTACAGCCCCCAGTCGCCGCTCGGTTCGGCGATCCTCGGAAAGCGTCCCGGCGACGAGGTGACCTACGAGGCGCCGAACGGCAAGCCGATCAGCGTCACCATCATCAAGGTCGAGCCGTACACGTCCTGA
- a CDS encoding zinc-binding alcohol dehydrogenase family protein: MTMRAWIVERPGLVEGNPLRWVELPIPQPAADEVLIRVIACGVCRTDLHVTEGDLPVHKAQVVPGHEIVGEVVAAGSAVTGPAEGSLVGAAWLRRTCGQCRYCLGGKENLCPRSEYTGWDADGGYAEYVCAPAGFCYELPPSDPADLAPLLCAGIIGYRALQRAAVPEGGRLGLYGFGGSAHLCAQVAIAEGARVHVLTRGGPAQQLALRLGASSAADAYASPPESLDSAIIFAPVGDLVPVAMRALDRGGTCAVAGIHLTDIPRLEYQTELFYEKQLRSVTSNTRADGRAFLAAASRHQLRPTTHVYPFDQAPAALRDLKAGRFDGAAVLRIGW, encoded by the coding sequence ATGACCATGCGGGCATGGATCGTCGAACGGCCGGGTCTCGTCGAGGGGAACCCGCTCCGCTGGGTCGAGTTGCCGATCCCACAACCGGCAGCGGACGAGGTGCTCATCAGGGTCATCGCGTGTGGCGTCTGCCGGACCGATCTGCATGTCACGGAGGGTGACCTGCCGGTGCACAAGGCCCAAGTTGTGCCGGGACATGAGATCGTCGGTGAGGTGGTCGCCGCCGGTTCGGCGGTCACCGGTCCGGCCGAAGGCAGCCTGGTCGGGGCAGCCTGGTTGCGGCGTACCTGCGGCCAGTGCCGCTACTGCCTCGGCGGCAAGGAGAACCTGTGTCCCCGGTCGGAGTACACGGGCTGGGACGCCGATGGTGGCTATGCCGAATACGTCTGCGCGCCGGCCGGATTCTGCTATGAGCTGCCGCCGAGCGATCCCGCCGATCTGGCTCCGCTGTTGTGCGCCGGGATCATCGGCTATCGGGCGCTGCAGCGGGCGGCGGTGCCCGAAGGCGGGAGGCTCGGTCTGTACGGGTTCGGAGGCAGTGCCCACCTGTGCGCCCAGGTGGCGATAGCAGAGGGAGCTCGGGTGCATGTCCTGACCCGGGGCGGGCCAGCACAGCAGCTTGCGCTCAGACTGGGAGCCAGTTCCGCGGCTGACGCCTACGCCTCGCCACCCGAGTCGCTGGACAGCGCGATCATCTTCGCCCCGGTCGGAGACCTGGTTCCGGTGGCGATGAGAGCGCTTGACCGTGGTGGAACCTGCGCTGTCGCGGGGATCCATCTCACCGACATTCCGCGGCTGGAGTACCAGACCGAGTTGTTCTACGAGAAACAGTTGCGCAGTGTCACGTCGAACACCCGCGCCGACGGCAGAGCCTTCCTCGCCGCGGCGTCGAGACACCAGCTGCGGCCGACGACCCACGTCTATCCCTTCGACCAGGCACCGGCAGCACTGCGTGACCTCAAGGCGGGGCGGTTCGACGGCGCCGCCGTGCTTCGCATCGGCTGGTAG
- the mca gene encoding mycothiol conjugate amidase Mca yields MEPVTFPAQRVDESGERLRLLHVHAHPDDESSKGAATTAKYVAEGVEVWVATCTGGERGSILNPAMDRPDVLENMAEIRKQEMDAAREILGIHQVWLGFVDSGLPEGDPLPPLPEGSFGTVDFDVAVEALVKVVREFRPHVMTTYDENGGYPHPDHVRCHQISVAAFEAAGKDGAFPDAGPLWQPRKLYYHMGWRKRFEALSAAMKARGLESPYEERLRTWRSDPERDNRVTTQVRCDEYFETRDRALLAHATQIDPKGHWFAVPLEVQQDAWPTEDYELVRTVVDSPVPEDDLFAGIPTRPGPAAN; encoded by the coding sequence ATGGAGCCCGTGACATTTCCCGCCCAACGCGTCGACGAGTCCGGCGAACGGCTTCGCCTGCTGCACGTCCACGCCCATCCCGATGACGAATCCAGCAAAGGCGCTGCGACGACGGCCAAGTACGTCGCCGAGGGGGTCGAGGTCTGGGTCGCCACCTGTACCGGTGGGGAACGCGGTTCGATCCTGAATCCGGCGATGGACCGGCCGGATGTCCTGGAGAACATGGCCGAGATCCGCAAACAGGAGATGGACGCCGCTCGCGAGATCCTCGGAATCCACCAGGTCTGGCTCGGCTTCGTCGACTCCGGCCTCCCCGAGGGCGACCCGCTCCCGCCGCTGCCGGAAGGCTCGTTCGGGACTGTCGACTTCGACGTCGCCGTCGAGGCTCTGGTCAAGGTGGTCCGCGAGTTCCGCCCGCATGTCATGACGACGTATGACGAGAACGGCGGCTACCCGCATCCGGACCACGTCCGCTGCCACCAGATCAGCGTTGCGGCGTTCGAGGCGGCCGGGAAGGACGGCGCCTTCCCCGACGCCGGGCCGTTGTGGCAACCGCGCAAGCTCTACTACCACATGGGTTGGCGGAAGCGGTTCGAAGCGCTGAGCGCCGCGATGAAGGCGCGCGGCCTGGAATCGCCGTACGAGGAACGTCTGCGGACCTGGAGGTCGGACCCGGAGCGGGACAACCGGGTGACCACCCAGGTGCGCTGTGACGAGTACTTCGAGACCAGGGACCGGGCGCTGCTCGCCCACGCCACCCAGATCGACCCGAAGGGTCACTGGTTCGCCGTACCACTGGAGGTGCAGCAGGATGCGTGGCCGACCGAGGACTACGAACTGGTCCGGACGGTGGTCGACTCACCGGTCCCCGAGGACGACCTCTTCGCCGGGATCCCGACCAGACCGGGACCGGCGGCCAACTAG
- a CDS encoding RNA polymerase subunit sigma-70 gives MTVVSVEADFARDTDRFRRELLAHCYRMLGSVDDAEDAVQETYLRAWRGYPDFAGRSSPRTWLYRIATRVCLDAVAHHSRRVLPSGVGAPTDPAEPDRGMAGGPASRIQPMADRLIGIDETPDPAEQIVRRESVRLALVAALQQLPARQRASLLLREVLGMSAGETADILGVTVPAVKSMLQRARARMADQPGLRNERAHDLQPGRRAWLLEQYLTAFERSDPAMLERVLTEDARLELPPDGWFSGKQDCMTVLREAVGRPGDWRMLPDSFNGRPGVAAYLRDAAGRHQAYGIAVLEVTEDGINAITVFGEPDLLTRFGFPAAA, from the coding sequence ATGACCGTCGTGAGCGTCGAGGCGGATTTCGCCCGGGACACCGACCGGTTCCGGCGCGAACTGCTGGCGCACTGCTACCGGATGCTCGGCTCGGTGGACGATGCCGAGGATGCCGTACAGGAGACCTATCTGCGAGCCTGGCGCGGCTACCCGGATTTCGCCGGCCGGTCCTCGCCGAGGACCTGGCTCTATCGGATCGCCACTCGCGTCTGCCTCGATGCCGTTGCCCACCACAGCCGGCGTGTCCTTCCCTCGGGCGTCGGCGCTCCGACGGACCCTGCCGAACCAGACCGAGGCATGGCGGGAGGGCCGGCGTCCCGGATCCAGCCGATGGCCGACCGGCTGATCGGCATCGACGAGACGCCCGATCCGGCGGAGCAGATCGTCCGCCGGGAGTCCGTACGGCTGGCGCTGGTGGCCGCGCTGCAGCAGTTACCGGCCCGCCAGCGAGCGTCTCTGCTGCTTCGGGAGGTGCTGGGCATGTCGGCCGGTGAGACCGCGGACATCCTCGGAGTCACGGTGCCCGCGGTGAAGAGCATGTTGCAGCGCGCCCGGGCACGGATGGCCGATCAACCGGGCCTTCGCAACGAACGGGCACACGATCTCCAGCCGGGACGCCGGGCCTGGTTGCTGGAGCAGTACCTGACGGCGTTCGAGCGGTCCGACCCGGCCATGCTGGAACGCGTGCTGACCGAGGATGCCAGGCTCGAGCTGCCGCCCGACGGCTGGTTCTCCGGCAAGCAGGACTGCATGACCGTCCTGCGTGAGGCGGTCGGCCGGCCGGGGGACTGGCGGATGCTGCCCGACTCGTTCAACGGCCGACCCGGGGTGGCGGCGTACCTGCGCGATGCCGCCGGCCGACATCAGGCGTACGGAATCGCGGTGCTCGAGGTGACCGAGGACGGAATCAATGCCATCACGGTCTTCGGCGAGCCGGATCTGCTGACCCGATTCGGCTTCCCGGCAGCCGCCTGA
- a CDS encoding DUF4307 domain-containing protein produces the protein MSAAPAASRYPRRTRRPLLIAVVAVVAAIGLGWLLWAAYEHARPAVGGDVHIFAIESDQKVTFTLTVQRRDPSVPANCRVIAQARNFETVGEKTIKIPGAEASVVDLPGQLRTIRRATSVSVSQCWTTG, from the coding sequence GTGTCCGCCGCTCCCGCCGCCTCCCGCTACCCCCGCCGCACCCGACGACCCCTACTGATCGCGGTCGTGGCCGTCGTCGCTGCGATCGGGCTCGGCTGGTTGTTGTGGGCCGCCTACGAACACGCCCGGCCGGCGGTGGGCGGTGACGTCCACATCTTCGCGATCGAATCCGATCAGAAGGTCACCTTCACCCTGACCGTGCAGCGCCGGGATCCGTCGGTTCCGGCCAACTGCAGGGTGATCGCCCAAGCGCGCAACTTCGAAACCGTGGGCGAGAAGACGATCAAGATACCGGGCGCCGAGGCCTCGGTTGTCGATCTGCCCGGGCAGTTGCGGACCATCCGGCGGGCCACCTCGGTCTCGGTGAGTCAGTGCTGGACCACCGGCTGA
- a CDS encoding DUF2089 domain-containing protein translates to MTAPAGSHPDHRAPSDCPVCGDHLVVTRLGCGSCGTELAGIFAPCEFCALSAAELDMLRVFLAARGNLRELEKHLGVSYPTARARFTELLQRMGLIEPEPVPEPPTRPSRDEILAEVASGALTPAEATKLLA, encoded by the coding sequence ATGACGGCACCGGCCGGATCGCATCCGGACCACCGGGCGCCGAGCGACTGCCCGGTCTGCGGCGACCATCTGGTCGTCACCCGGCTCGGTTGCGGCTCGTGCGGTACGGAACTGGCCGGGATCTTCGCCCCGTGTGAGTTCTGCGCCCTGTCGGCCGCGGAGTTGGACATGTTGCGGGTATTCCTGGCCGCCCGTGGGAACCTGCGGGAGCTGGAGAAGCACCTCGGCGTGTCCTATCCGACGGCCCGAGCACGGTTCACCGAGCTTTTGCAGCGGATGGGGCTGATCGAACCCGAACCGGTTCCGGAACCGCCGACCCGACCCTCCCGCGACGAGATCCTCGCCGAGGTCGCCTCGGGTGCGCTGACTCCCGCGGAGGCCACCAAGCTGCTGGCATGA
- a CDS encoding site-2 protease family protein — MTNGIPIGRFFGFPVRMHWSILVLIWLFAWSLASFTLPAAAPGHGAAVYWLAGVCGAVLLIASVLAHEIMHAVVARRHNLGVKDLTLWMFGGMATFTDEPKTPGADFRIAAAGPATSLALAGVFAAATAAGSAVGLDPLVVRVGWWLAGVNLLLGLFNLLPGAPLDGGRIVRAILWFRSKDRQRAAVGAARAGLVLGGVLIGLGLLEFLSGRIMGGIWTVFIGWFLLSAARSEQQQATVIRLLDGVRVQDVMTAAPDTAPGWFTVEAFVSRYVMARPHSAFPVTDFDGQVRGLITLNQLRSVPPADRGTTRVSDVAIPLERVPKATPGELLVEVFGRLTKDTGGRVLVFDGDHLVGIVTRADLSRILELRSVATPPGDTQS; from the coding sequence ATGACGAACGGTATTCCCATCGGCCGGTTCTTCGGATTCCCGGTGCGGATGCACTGGAGCATCCTGGTGTTGATCTGGCTGTTCGCCTGGAGTCTTGCCAGTTTCACACTCCCTGCGGCGGCGCCCGGGCACGGCGCAGCCGTCTACTGGCTGGCCGGTGTTTGCGGCGCCGTACTGCTGATCGCTTCGGTGCTGGCCCACGAGATCATGCACGCTGTCGTCGCCCGCCGGCACAACCTCGGCGTCAAGGACCTGACGCTGTGGATGTTCGGAGGCATGGCGACCTTCACCGATGAGCCCAAGACGCCGGGCGCCGACTTCCGCATCGCGGCTGCCGGACCGGCGACGAGCCTGGCGCTGGCCGGTGTGTTCGCCGCGGCGACCGCGGCGGGATCGGCAGTCGGGCTGGATCCGCTGGTCGTCCGGGTCGGGTGGTGGCTGGCCGGTGTCAACCTGCTGCTCGGCCTGTTCAACCTGCTGCCGGGCGCTCCGCTGGACGGCGGCCGGATCGTCCGGGCGATCCTGTGGTTCCGGTCCAAGGACCGGCAGCGGGCAGCTGTCGGAGCGGCCCGCGCCGGCCTGGTCCTTGGCGGCGTCCTGATCGGCCTCGGTCTGCTGGAGTTCCTCTCCGGTCGGATCATGGGCGGCATCTGGACCGTCTTCATCGGCTGGTTCCTGCTGTCGGCCGCCCGCAGCGAGCAGCAGCAGGCGACGGTGATCCGGCTTCTCGACGGCGTCCGGGTCCAGGACGTGATGACCGCGGCGCCCGACACCGCGCCCGGCTGGTTCACCGTTGAGGCGTTCGTCAGCCGCTATGTGATGGCCCGACCGCACTCGGCGTTCCCGGTGACCGACTTCGACGGGCAGGTCCGCGGGTTGATCACCCTGAACCAACTGCGGTCGGTACCGCCCGCCGACCGTGGTACGACGCGGGTGTCGGATGTCGCGATCCCGCTGGAGCGGGTGCCGAAGGCGACGCCCGGGGAGTTGCTGGTCGAAGTGTTCGGCCGCCTCACCAAGGACACCGGCGGTCGAGTGCTCGTCTTCGACGGCGATCATCTGGTCGGCATCGTCACCCGGGCCGATCTGTCCCGCATCCTCGAACTGCGGAGCGTCGCCACGCCACCCGGCGACACCCAGTCCTGA
- a CDS encoding Ig-like domain-containing protein has product MRRFAGRPGTRKAAVAVALLTSITLVGCGQIARGESPLPGTNGGGSKTGAGTGSNQPSPATPSPTPDPVTMRTNVRDGADGVKVNKVIKVSADNGKLAKVTVTGRYVDHGETKSISIDGELNHDKTGWTASELLEPNGDYTVKMVGVSDHGVKRSSTSTFTSDDLSLDRQIYPSFNGTLGGTVGVGTPVVLTFDRPVKDKATFEKHLHVTSTSHQKGSWHWYSDQEVHWRPAKFWKPGTRVTATADLNSIPAGNGEYGQQDASTSFTVSDSVITKVNLASDVGKIYRNGKLVRTILVSAGKPGWETRSGTSLITQKAMHYRMTSQMIGLPKKGPKSYDLTVKYALRITNSGEFLHSAPWNSAYFGKQNASHGCIGMSESDAGWLYENAPSGSPVVVTGTDRGLEPLNGLTDWNADFKTYAEGSAL; this is encoded by the coding sequence ATGAGGCGGTTCGCTGGACGCCCCGGCACGCGGAAGGCTGCCGTCGCGGTGGCACTGCTGACCAGCATCACGCTGGTCGGCTGCGGCCAGATCGCCCGCGGGGAAAGCCCGTTGCCCGGCACCAACGGTGGTGGGTCGAAGACCGGTGCCGGAACCGGGAGCAACCAGCCGAGCCCCGCAACGCCGTCCCCCACCCCGGATCCGGTGACCATGCGGACCAACGTTCGCGACGGCGCCGACGGGGTCAAGGTCAACAAGGTGATCAAGGTCTCTGCCGACAACGGCAAACTCGCCAAGGTCACCGTCACCGGCAGGTACGTCGACCACGGCGAGACCAAGTCGATCAGCATCGACGGCGAGTTGAACCACGACAAGACAGGTTGGACCGCGTCCGAACTGCTGGAGCCCAACGGCGACTACACGGTCAAGATGGTCGGTGTCAGTGATCACGGGGTGAAGCGCAGCAGCACCAGCACCTTCACCTCGGACGACCTCAGCCTCGACCGGCAGATCTACCCCAGCTTCAACGGCACGCTCGGCGGCACCGTCGGTGTCGGTACACCGGTGGTGCTCACCTTCGACCGTCCGGTCAAGGACAAGGCGACCTTCGAGAAGCATCTGCACGTGACCAGCACCTCCCACCAGAAGGGCAGCTGGCACTGGTACAGCGACCAGGAAGTCCACTGGCGTCCGGCCAAATTCTGGAAGCCCGGCACCAGGGTCACCGCCACCGCCGATCTGAACAGCATCCCGGCCGGCAACGGTGAGTACGGCCAGCAGGACGCCTCGACAAGTTTCACGGTGAGCGACTCGGTGATCACCAAGGTGAATCTCGCCAGCGATGTCGGCAAGATCTACCGCAACGGCAAGTTGGTCCGGACGATCCTGGTGAGTGCGGGCAAGCCGGGCTGGGAAACCCGCAGCGGCACCTCGCTGATCACCCAGAAGGCCATGCACTACCGGATGACCTCGCAGATGATCGGGCTGCCCAAGAAGGGCCCGAAGTCCTACGACCTGACGGTGAAGTACGCGCTCCGGATCACCAACTCCGGTGAGTTCCTGCATTCCGCGCCGTGGAACAGCGCCTACTTCGGCAAGCAGAACGCCAGCCACGGCTGCATCGGGATGAGCGAGTCCGATGCCGGGTGGCTGTACGAGAACGCCCCGTCCGGCAGCCCGGTGGTCGTCACCGGCACCGATCGCGGACTCGAGCCGCTCAACGGGCTGACCGACTGGAACGCCGACTTCAAGACCTACGCCGAGGGCTCCGCGCTCTGA